A segment of the Nostoc sp. TCL26-01 genome:
AATGCCCACCAAAATCATGAGACTACGTATTGTTAATTCAAATTAATTAGAGGAGGTGCTTTTATGCCGACAATTTCTAATCCCCACGACCCTTATAGTGGTTATAATTTCTGGGTGGAATGGGATGGTATTGTTCATGCCGGCTTTCGTGAATGTAGCGGGTTGACGGCGACTCGCAAAGCAGGAACTTATCGAGAAGGGACAGATAAAGGATTAAATCAACGTCAAATTCCCGGACTCAATAGTTATGGCAATATTACCCTCAAAAGAGGAATTACTGATAATAAAGAACTGTGGGAATGGCACAAGAAACTACAAAATGGCGAAGCAGATAGACGCAACGTGTCGATTATTTTAGCTGATGACAAAGGAGAAGAAAAAATTCGCTGGAATCTAGAAAATAGCTGGCCAACCACTTGGAATGCCCCAAGCTTTAATGCTACCTCAGATGAGGTGGCAATAGAAACTCTGGAACTAGTTCATGAAGGGATCACTATTGGTTAGGAAGTTGTAGCAAAGAGTGCTGAGTAAGGGAGTGAGGGAGTGAAGAATCGGACTATTGACCATTGACCATTGACCATTGACTATTGACCAATGACTAATAGCAAAATCATGCAACAAACTGAATTTCCTTTTATCTTACCTCAAGGATATCTCGACGCAGAGGGTAATACTCATTATGAAGGCGTGATGCGTTTGGCAACTGCTTATGATGAAATTGCGCCTCTGCGAGATCCGAGAGTGCAGAAAAATCCTGGTTATTTGGTGATTATTCTCTTAGCAAGAACCATAGTCAAACTAGGAACATTAGACCAAATTAATACCAAAGTAATTGAGGGTTTATTTTCAGGAGATTTAGTCTATTTGCAAGATTTTTATCAAAGGATTAACCAAAATGGTCATAGTCGTTTGCGGGTAGCTTGTCCTCATTGTGAGGGAGAGTTTGAAGTGGAAACTATTCCTGTGGGGGAGTAGTTTGCTACCCCACAGAACGACTGCTGGAGGAGGTAGCTTACCTTGCTTATCATTTTCATTGGTCTTACGAACAGATTATGACAATGGAACACCAAGAACGTCAGCAGTGGGTAACACAAGTAGCACAAATTAATCAGCGACTTAGTGATTGAATATAGGAATCTGCTTTGATTACTAAACTGATTTGTGTAGTTAGGCAATAGGCAATAGGCAATAGGGTTATGAATATATACTGAATCTTGTATGCGTCAGCGCAGGCTACGCTAACCAAAATTAAATAGGAGTTCTATAGGAAAAAATGAATCTCAAATTTATTGCTTTAAATGCAGCTTTAGCCGCAGGTTCTACGGCCAGCTTAGTAGGACATGACCCTTACATGGTTTATAACTTTGCTGTAGAAATTGGCGGAGTTGTGGTTGGTGGTTTTAGTGAAGTTAGTGGTTTAAGTAGTGAAATTGAGTTGGAATCTTATCAGGAGGGAGGGCTAAATGATTATATTCATAAATTTCCTAAACATACCACCTACCCCAATTTAGTTTTGAGTCGAGGATTGGTCAATATTGATTTGTTTTATATCTGGTATCAAGCAACTAGTCAAGGACTAATTCAACAGTTAAATGGGACGATTCTCTTACTGAATAGTCAGCAAATTCCGGTGATGTGGTGGACATTTAAACAAGCATATCCTGTGAAATGGGAAGGGCCACGGTTGAACGCTAATAGCGATGAAATTGCGGTGGAAAGAATTGAACTAGTACATCAGGGAATTTGTAAGTTATAGGGAATGGGTATTATGGCAAATTTATCTGATTGGCGAGATGCAATTAATGAAGAATTGGTACATCGTTTAACTCGTCCCTTACGTCAACCGGGAATGATGCAAATGGGGATGAGTCGGCGGATAATTAATCGATGCGATCGCTTTTTAAATCGGTTACCATTGCTAAATCAACAAATGCAGCGTTGGGGTAATACTAATACTCTATCATCGGAGTTGCTGCCGATTGTTTATGCACAGCCAGCGTCTACTGTCTCCCCAGTCCAAACGACAGCGAATATAATTCAAAGAAAATTAGATTCTTCATCATCTTTACCAATTCAATCAGTTAATAATACTCCCGATTTATCCAGTTCTGATTTTACAGATGTAACAACACCGATTAATCAAACTTCTATCTCTTCATCAGCAATTCCTGTAGTTACATCAGCACCTATTACTGAAGAATTACCAATATTTCCCCCTACTAAATCAGAATTAACTCTCAATCACCCTTCTCAACCAATTAGAGATACACCCTCCATATTCTCATCACCAATTACTGAACAATCGCCAAAATCAGAAGAAATGGCGTTAACAGAAACAACATTACCAATATCTCCACCTACTAAATCAGAATTAACTCTCAACTACCCTTCTCAACCAATTAGATATACACCTTATATATTCTCATCAGAATTGCCGATAGTTTTGCCGCAACCTATTAGTAAACAGCCAAAACCAGAAGAAATATTATTAACAACTAAATCACAACTCAATCCCAATCATCAATTTCCAGCGATTGTCACAATAAAACCTATAACTGAAAAATCGCCACCATCTGATCAGAGATTACCAATTATTCAAGCCAAACTCCAAAATTATTCCCCAGCACAGCCATCTCTCCCACTGATCAATGATTTATCTGATCAACAACAAACACAATTAAATAAACATGATTTTGTTAAACCTCTCTCTCTCAAAAGCGAACAGAACGAGGTCAAAAATCATCAGTTTATTAAACCTATATCCGTGTCAAATAAAGATGAGAAAACAGATACAACAAATACAACCGACTATTTAATCTCTATCAAACATGAAAACTTAATTTCTCAAATTTCCCAACGACTTCCCATAGTCACCGCACAACCTCCAACTTCTCAAGTTAATTTAACTAACCACAAACAAGATATCTCTCCCCTACCTCTTATTTCTATAAATTCCATAAATAACCAATCCTCAAAACCTCAACCTTTGCCTTTACCTATAGCTAAAAGTAATCAGAATCAACAACTAAACCTATCAAAACCTAACTCCATCTCAAATACAAATTTATCATCACCCACTCAAACTTTTTCTCCAAGAGAAACTGCAGTTTCACCAATTGCCAATTCATCTTCTATTGATATTAACGCTATAGCTAGTCAAGTTGAACGCAAACTGATGCGGCGTTTAGTTATTGAAAGTGAACGTAGAGGTAAAAGTCGATGACATTAGAAAAATTAACTATCAAAGCCGAAAAAAATAACCCAGGAGACTTTGCCGATAAATTTAAAGTTCTTTTTAACCCTAATCAAATAGAAATTATCAAAACAGGGTGGTCGATGGAAAAGTATGGCCCTGTTACATCTCAAGCACTAACTCAACTCAACCTGGATTTGTTCTTTGACACTACCTTGATGGGATTTCCTCCAGAGAATGTCCAGAAATATACGCGCAAAATTTTTAGTTTGACTCAACCGCGTATCGGTAAAAATCCCAAACGTCCTCCGCGTTGTCAACTGATTTGGGGAACTATATCGGGTAAAGATAGCCTTTTATTACCTGATGGTTTTTTAGAAAGCGTCACTAAAAAACTAACTCATTTTCTTGAAGATGGTACACCTGTACGAGCTACTTTAAGCTGTAGATTTAAAGAGTGGAAGGAACCGATAAAAAAAGCAAAAATTGCTAATCCAATTGATGATCCTGTCAGAATTGTCAAAAGAGGAGAAACTTTAAGTAGTATTGCCACTGAAGAATATGGTGATCCTGCTTTGTGGCGTGTCATTGCAGCAGAGAATCACTTAAATAATCCCCGCATTTTAAATCCAGGAACTGTGTTGACAATTCCACCTTTACGACTAGGGGGTAAATCATGACAAATGGTGTTGCCTTGTTAAATCCCTATCTGAAAGTTTTGGTGCAGAATCAACTTTTAAATGTAGAGATAGAAGCTGATTTAATATCGGTTTTAGTCTCCGAAGATGTAGCCGTTCCGGGGATGTTTGAGTTGCGATTAGTTACTTGGGACTTAGTAAAACAAGAAATGACATGGGTAGATGACAAAGTATTTGATATTGGGAATGAAGTCGAAATTCAGATGGGATATGAACAAGAACTAAAAACTATTATGGTGGGGGAAATTACGGGATTAGAACCAGAATATACTCAAGAGACAACACCTGTTTTAGTGGTGCGGGGGCATGATTTACGTCATCGGTTGTTGCGAGGAACTCAGACAAAATCATTTCTCAAAGTTAAGGATAGTGAGATTGCTAGTCAAATTGCTCGCACTAGAGGACTAACAGCAAAAGTGACTGATAGTCAGGTGAAATTAGACTATATTTTACAGCATAATCAAACAGATTGGGAGTTTTTAAATCAGAGAGCTAAACGCATTGGTTATGAAGTGGCAGTGGAGGGAAAAACCCTCTATTTTCGTCCTCATGCAAATACTCAAGATAAAGTTTTAACTCTCACTTATAGCGAAAATATACAAGAATTTTTACCCCGTTTAAGTACTTTGAGTCAGGTGCAAGAATTGACAGTGAAAGGTTGGAGTCCTCAACAAAAAAAAGAAGTATTAGGAAAAGCAGGGATAGGAAAAGAAGGTGGGACAATGGGAGGTAAAGTTTCTGGAACAAAGGCTGTCAAAAAAGCATTTGGTAATGCTAATCAAACAATAGTCAATCAACCTATATCAAGTCAAGCAGAAGCCGATCGCATGGCGTTAGGACAGTTTCAAGAAATAGCGATCGCCTACATTACTGGTGAAGGTAGTTGTCAAGGTAATCCCCATATTCGCGCTGGGCAAGTCATAGAAGTTTTGGGACTAGGTAAAAGGTTTAGTGGTCTATATTATATCATGACTACGGAACATTATTATTCACGAGAACAGGGTTATCAAACTTCGTTTACTGTTAGGAGAAATGCTACATGAACGGGCTAGATTTTTTAATATCCAATCAGCAAAATGATCATTTTTATGGAGTGAGTATTGGGATTGTGACTAATAACCAAGATCCAGAGAAATTAGGCAGAATTAAAGTCAAGTTTCCTTGGCTATCTGGTGAGGAAGAAAGTTACTGGGCTAGGGTTTTAACGCCAATGGCAGGAAATGACCGAGGGATTTATTTTTTACCAGAAGTTGATGATGAGGTTTTGGTGGCTTTTGAACAAGGGGATATCAATTTTCCTTACATTCTTGGTGCTTTATGGAATGGGAAAGATAAACCACCAATTACTAATGCAGATGGTAAGAATAATCAACGAGTGATTAAATCTCGTAGTGGTCACATGATTGTTTTAGATGATACTGATGGCAAGGAAAAAATTATTATTAAAGACAAGACTGGAAAAAATCAAATTGTGATTAATTCCCCAGAGAATCAAATGAGTATCCAAGTAGAAAAAGATTTAACTATAGAAACAAAGGGGAAAATTGTTTTAAAGAGTAGTGATGATGATATCTCGATTGAATGTAAAAATTTGCAAATAAAAACTCAACAAAATTATCAACTAGAAGCAGGAGCAAATTGTACAATTAAAGCGAAGTCTAAATATGAATTGGCAGCACAATCTGGTTTAGAAATTAAATGTGCATCTGGAGTGAAAATAAATGATGATTCATTAGAGGTGATGTAATGGAAATTGATTTTTTAGGTGTGGGATGGAGTTTACCTATCCGACTTAAGAAAAATGGGCAAATTGCAGTAGCACGTTATGAAGAAAGTGTGCGTCAGTCGATTTGGATGATTCTCAGTACGGCGAAAGGGGAAAGGGTAATGCGTCCTGATTTTGGCTGTGATATTCATGAAAAAGTATTTGCCCCTAATAGTTTAGGAACGGTGGGACAAATTGTCAGTGATGTGCAAGATGCTTTAATTGAATGGGAACCCAGGATTGATGTTTTAGATGTAGATACAATTGCCGATCCTCAGCAACCAAATGTGATTTTAATTCAAATAAATTATCAAATTCGGACGACGAATAATATTTTTAATTTGGTTTACCCTTTTTATTTACAGTAATCGATTATGGCTATTTTACCTCCCAAAATTGATCAGCGCACCTATGAAGAAATTGTGCAACAAACTGAGAGTTTAGTACAGCAATTTACTGACTGGAAACCTGCACCGGGAAATCAACCTGATGCGGGTAGGGCATTAATTCGCATCTTTGGTAAGATGGTAAAATCAGTGAGCGATCGCCTCAATCAAGTTACAGAGAAAAATTTCCTGGCATTCCTTGATTTAATTGGGGGAGAACTCGCACCACCCCAACCAGCTAAAGTCCCTCTAACCTTCTATTTAGCCCAAGGAAGTCCCACAGATGGGTTAGTTCCCGCCCATACTCAAATATCAGCACCATCAACAGAGAGTTTAGATGCAGAAATCCTATTTGCAACTGATCGAGAATTAGTCGTTACAACCACACAATTACAAGCAGTATACCTGCGCGAACCGAGTCAAGATAAGTATAGTGATCACACCTTAGCAGCAATAGGACACAAGGATACAGCCTTTTTGACTTTTGTTGGCGATCGCCCTATCTCCCATTCTCTTTACATCACTTGTCCTGACATTTTTACTTTACCAGAGTTAAGAGCGTTTAACCTGATTATTAATACTACTAATAACAATCAGTTCTCAATTTTACCCCTAAATTGGTCTTATTGGGATGGTAATCAATGGCAGATTATCCCTAGTCCTAAATCTGACAAAAATCAATTTATATTTACAAATTTACCTATTCCTACTCCCTGTGAAATTCAAGGTAAAACTGAGAAATGGTTGCAAGCTAATTTAACTAACATCACGGCAAGTATACCTGAAATTACCAATATTCAAGCTAGTATCAATATTAAAAAAAATAACTTAATACCCGAAGTTTGCTTATTTAATACTACTCCTTTAGACCTGACAAAAGATTTTTATCCCTTTGGCGTACAACCAGAGATTAATGATACATTTTATATTGCATTACACGATACCTTCATTCAGCCCAATACAGTTATCACTATTGACATCAAATTAAGCCATAAACCTGTCAATACAACTAATTTAAACATTCGCTGGGAAATGGATAATGGTGCAGGCTGGCAAGAAATATCTGCGAGTAACCAGCAAATCAGATGGCAAGAAAAATCCTCAGCGATTCAGTTGAAAGAAGGAGATATCATTCAGGCGAAGTTAGAATTTCTCAATCAAACAAATATGCCTGCGCCTACCACTGTGAATAGAGAAACTCGTTATTGGTTACGTGGGCGAATTACTCAAGGTTATTATGGACAACCCAGTAAAGAGAGAAAATACGCTATTTATAATGAAGTCGCCGCAGTCAGCAATAGTCCTGCCGAAAAAGCAATTAATATTGTCGGGAATGCTGCCGATTTTTTTAGTAGCAATGATGTGATTAGATTAGTATGGCTCGAAAATAATACTACTGAAAAACGAGAAGAATATGAGATTGAAAAAGTAGCCAGCAGTACAATCACCCTGAAGACAGCATTAAGTCAAAATGCTAAGGCTAGTGGCACAAAAATATTTCGTAGAGATATTATCACTGAAACCATTGCACCAATTTATGATCCACCCCTGATTCAGTCATTAAAGTTAAGCTACGAATTTACCTTAACAGAAAAAGCGATTTATTTTGCAGAAAATGACTTTACCTATACTTATCCAGATAGTGTAAATCCAAAATCTTTCTCACCCTTCACCCCAACAACAGACCAAGAACCAACCCTCTATCTAGGTTTTGACCAATCTTTTGATAATAAACCAGTAACTATTTATGCACAGGTAGAATCTCCCTTACCCCATGAATTATCAACTGATATAACCACACAAACAATCTTGACAGCAACAGCAAATACCGGAGATAAAACCCTACAACTTGCTGATATAACTGGTTGGCAAATAGGCGATCGCCTAGAAATTCAGGCCCCCGAACAACTTCATAACTACACCATTATTTCTATTAATAACAATCAAGTTAGCATCAACCCACCCCTACAACAAAACTATCCAGAACTTCACCCAATAATTCATCCTACACAACCACATTTAGTATGGGAATATTCTAGTCCTTGGGGTTGGCGATCGCTAGGGGTAGAAGATGAAACTCAAGCATTTTCACAACGAGGTTTAATTCAATTTATCGCTCCTGCCGATTTTAGTCAAACAGCAGCTTTCGGTCAACAATTATATTGGTTGCGTGTGCGTTGGTTAGCTGGTAATTTTCGGGTAAAACCTCGTCTACGTCGCTTATTAACTAATACCACTTGGGCATTTCAAGCAATTAGTCTGCAAGCAGAAGTTTTAGGTTCAAGTAATTACGAAGCAGAGCAAGTTTTTACTGCTAATAATACCCCCATTTTACTGGGACAACAATTAGAAGTCGAAGAAGGACAAATCCCTACCCAAATAGCATCCCATCGCCTGAAAATCATTCGAGATAACTTAGGAGAAATTGAGGAAGTTTGGGTACTTTGGCAAGAAGTCGCAGATTTCTATGGTTCTAGTGGCAGCGATCGCCATTACATTTTAGATCATCAAACTGGCGAAATTCGTTTTGGCAATGGCCAAGCGGGAATGATCCCCCCCAGAGGACGGAATAATATTCGCCTCGCTTTCTATCAGACTGGCGGTGGTAAAGCCGGCAACGTCACCGCACAAACCATTAGCCAACTGAAAACCACCATTCCCTACATTGATCGAGTTATCAACCTAGAAGCCGCAGCCGGGGGTACACCACAGGAGACTTTAGATCGTCTCAAACAACGAGTCCCCAAACAACTCCGTCACCGCAATCGCGCTGTCACCCATGAAGACATTGCAGATTTAGCTTACGCCGCTTCTACAGATGTGGCAAGAGTCAAAGTAGTCACACCAGACTTGCTGACGGCTGATTTTAGCCCTTTGAATGAAAAACTGTGGATTGATCCCAGCAAAGCCAATGTGTCATTTGCAGATAACCTACGCGAAAAACTTCAGACAATCAATGCTACCGAAGCTGCCAACTTTGAAAAAATGATGCGGGAAATTAACCGCCGTGCTGGGCAAATTAAACTGATTATCTTACCTGATAGTAGCGATCGCCAACCTACCCCCAGTTTAGCCTTATTAGCGCAAGTCGAAACCTATATCCTCGTCCGTTGTACAGCCACACTGGATTTAGTGGTGACAACTCCCACATGGCAAGAAGTCACCGTTAACGCAACTATCACTCCCATATCTCTAGAAGATGCAGACATGGTGCGTCACACCGTCACACAAACCTTAGAAGCCTTTCTTCATCCCTTAACCGGCGGCAAAGGAGAAGGATGGCAATTTGGACGCTATCCCCAAAAATCCGATTTTTACGCCATTATCCAATCCATCCCTGGAGTAGATCATGTCAATTCCTTAGAAGTGCAGTTACCAGGAACACAAACTAACTCATTATTGAGTGCTGATTCATTAATTTTCTCTGGTAATCATGTTGTTAAATTGGCGGGGAGGAAGGTAACAGGGAAGAAGGCAATAGGCAATAGGCAATAGGCAATAGGAAAGAAGGCAATAGGCAATAGGCAATAGGTAATAGGCAATAGGCAATAGGGAAGAAGGTAATAGGTAATGGGTAATGGGTAATATTTTGGTGAATATGAAAAAGGAGTTATAAATGGCTGAGATTCGGGATTTTAAAGATTTAATAATTTGGCAAAAAGGTATGGAAATTGCAGAAAAGTGTTATCTCTTAACTAAACATTTTCCTAGAGATGAAGTTTTTGGAATGACTGAACAAATCAGAAGATCATCAGCATCTATTCCCGCCAATATTGCCGAAGGCTATGGTAGAAGATCATCTGGTGACTATGCCAGATTTTTAAATATCAGTCAAGGCTCAATCAATGAATTACAAACTCATCTTCTTCTATCCTCCAGAGTAGGAATATGTACTATAAAAGATATAGAAATCATTCTGCAACACCTTCAAGAAGAAACTAAAATGATTATTTCTCTTTTAAAAAATTTAAATAAATAAAAACTATCACCCATCACCTATTGCCTATTGCCTATTGCCTATTCTCCATTCCCCAATCCCCGTTCCCCATTCCCCAATCATGACTCTACCCCTACCTAACCTCGACGATCGCACTTACGCTAATTTAGTAGAAGCAGCCATTTCTCAAATTCCTCTAGAATATCCAGAGTGGACTGACCATAATCCTACAGATACAGGAATTATTCTCATTGAATTGTTCGCATGGTTAACAGAGATGGTTCTCTATCAAGTTAATCAAATTCCTGATGAGAATTATGCCAGTTTTCTGAGTTTACTGCAAGGAAAAGATTGGAGTTTACCAACTAATGTTTCTCCCCAGGAACGACAGAAAGCTTTACAATTAGAGATTCAAAAAACTTTAATAGAGTTACGTAAAATTTATCGTGCTGTTACTCCAGAAGATTTTGAAAAATTGGTACTAATTGATTGGAATCAATCAGCAGATGTGGGTGATGTAAAAATTGCTAGGGTTAAATGTTTGGGACAACGTAACTTAGAATCTACTGCGGAAAGTTTTGCCCCAGGACATATAAGTTTAGTGGTGATTCCTGAAGATAATCAAGTAAATACGGTAGATAAATATGCAGCATTGTTGAACTTTCTGGATGCTCGCAAACTTTTAACTACTCGTCTGCATATTGTAGAACCTGATTATGTTGCTATCACTATACTAGCAGAATTAGTGCTTCAGGATGGCGCACAACCAGAGGCAGTCAAAAAACAAGTAAAAACAGAAGTTGAGATATTTTTTGCACCCTTATTGTGGCTTTTTGGTCGGAGTGTTTATATTTCTGAATTATATAAATTACTAGATGATATTCCTGGTGTAGATTATGTGGAAAATCTGCAAATTATCGATCAGTATAATCATTCTCAATCGGTAATTGATTTAGCAGAACATCAATTAGTGAAAATCAATCTCCAAGATAGCAAGTTTACAATATTAGTAGAGGTTGGCAATGAACGCAAAACCATCTGACTCAGTTAGCACCTATCAACAATATTTGCCAGCCATTCTCCAAAAAGATGAATTTTTTGGGCAGTTTTTATTGGCTTTTGAACAAATTCTCAGTGGCTTAAGTGAAACGCCTAGTCAAGAGAAAATCATTACAGCTAATACCCAAAACATAACTGGCTTAGAAGAAGTTATCAATAATGTTCATCTTTACTTCAATCCCCAAGCCACTCCAGAGGAATTCTTACCTTGGTTAGCAAGGTGGGTATCCTTGAGTTTAAGGGATGATTGGCAAGTAGAGGTGAAAAAAGCCTTTATTCAACAAATTGTCCGATTATACAATTTGCGCGGAACAAAAGCAGGATTAATCGAGATTTTGAGTATTTATTTACAAAATTCTGGCTTTGGTGAAAAAGTGGAAGTCTTCGATCAATTTGATGACTTCCCTCATTATTTTCAAGTGCAACTAACTCTCAAAGATCGTGATCCTGATAAGTATTGGCGACAGGCGAAAATAGCTAAGGCAATTATCGATCAAGAAAAACCAGCACAAACATTCTATGCGCTGAAAATTCTTGTGCCTACCATGCAGCTAACTAAGCGATCGCACATCATTTATACTTACAAATTATTTGCCCCACCCCAAGAACAAAAATTTGCGATCGCTGTCACTATTACCCCCAACAATTTCAATAGTACTCAAATTACGCAATTAGCTAAACAGTTACTTGTGCAAATCCAAGGCAACTCAAAATCTCTTGGATCATCTCCACCAGAAATCACGAGTAATAACCAATCTTTCTCCGTCAAACAAAATTTAACTTATCAGCATCTCCAAGACAACTTAGCAGGTTTTAATGTCACCTTATCCAATCGTACAGATAAACAGTTTCAGGGAAATTTAGCGATAGATTTTCATTTTTACATAAATGATAAATTATATATAAATACTCTATTAGAACAACCTATAAATTTAGCCCCAGTCCTGACTATCTGCCGAGAAAATCAGAAAAAAGAGATAATTGCTGGCAATACGATTTTTCAAAAATCCCCACCACGAGGCATGAAGATAACAGAATCTATGTGGACTAAACCCGATAATTTTAAATTGTTTACACCACCTCAAATTCAAGAACTAACGCCTCAGTTGATCGCCCTTATAGAAAAAATAGACCTAGAAGCGATCGTGGAAATAACGCAACCAAATCCCATCACATCAGATGTGCTAAATAAAATTACAGTTCGTCTACAAGATAACTTCTCAGACTATGATTTACTAATTCCAGAAACTATCATAGCCAATAATCAAATTACAATTAAGCGGACATTCTATTACCAACAATTTCTACAAAATATAGATATGTTAGCATTAACAATTAAAAGTTTGCATGATACAGATATTGCGGGAAAAGTCACCTTGCAAGCCACTTTAAACATCAATCAGCGTTTATCCACTCATAAGTTATTAGAACAATCCTTCAATCTCACAGCCGTTCCTGCTTACAATATTTTACAAATCTGTCAGAAAAATGAAAGAGGAGAAATTATTTTTGGGCAAACGATTCCCACAATTTTAGGAACAACTACTCAATCCTTAAACTAAAATACAGGATATAAAATGGCAAAAACTAACGATTTCACTAACTTCGCTAACGAACGTCCCAACTATTTTCCTGGACAATATCTCCTAGAAGATGACTTTGAAATTCAGCATAAATATTTGAGCGATCGCCAACGCTATCATCATCAAAGTCTGCATATTTCTGGCATCATTGAAGGCTTGGAAGTTGAAGTTGTCACTAACACAAAATCTGTTCTAGTAAAATCTGGTTCAGCCATCAATAGTAGTGGTGATGTGATTATCTTAAAAGCTAACATCACATTTTCTGACTTCAAAAATCTGACTGATGGCGAACTATATATCCAATATTCCCAAGACAAACAACTCCAACAACAAAAAGATATAGCTGATAGCTATACTCGCTGGCAAGAAAAACC
Coding sequences within it:
- a CDS encoding four helix bundle protein, with product MAEIRDFKDLIIWQKGMEIAEKCYLLTKHFPRDEVFGMTEQIRRSSASIPANIAEGYGRRSSGDYARFLNISQGSINELQTHLLLSSRVGICTIKDIEIILQHLQEETKMIISLLKNLNK
- a CDS encoding baseplate J/gp47 family protein → MTLPLPNLDDRTYANLVEAAISQIPLEYPEWTDHNPTDTGIILIELFAWLTEMVLYQVNQIPDENYASFLSLLQGKDWSLPTNVSPQERQKALQLEIQKTLIELRKIYRAVTPEDFEKLVLIDWNQSADVGDVKIARVKCLGQRNLESTAESFAPGHISLVVIPEDNQVNTVDKYAALLNFLDARKLLTTRLHIVEPDYVAITILAELVLQDGAQPEAVKKQVKTEVEIFFAPLLWLFGRSVYISELYKLLDDIPGVDYVENLQIIDQYNHSQSVIDLAEHQLVKINLQDSKFTILVEVGNERKTI
- a CDS encoding phage tail protein I; the encoded protein is MNAKPSDSVSTYQQYLPAILQKDEFFGQFLLAFEQILSGLSETPSQEKIITANTQNITGLEEVINNVHLYFNPQATPEEFLPWLARWVSLSLRDDWQVEVKKAFIQQIVRLYNLRGTKAGLIEILSIYLQNSGFGEKVEVFDQFDDFPHYFQVQLTLKDRDPDKYWRQAKIAKAIIDQEKPAQTFYALKILVPTMQLTKRSHIIYTYKLFAPPQEQKFAIAVTITPNNFNSTQITQLAKQLLVQIQGNSKSLGSSPPEITSNNQSFSVKQNLTYQHLQDNLAGFNVTLSNRTDKQFQGNLAIDFHFYINDKLYINTLLEQPINLAPVLTICRENQKKEIIAGNTIFQKSPPRGMKITESMWTKPDNFKLFTPPQIQELTPQLIALIEKIDLEAIVEITQPNPITSDVLNKITVRLQDNFSDYDLLIPETIIANNQITIKRTFYYQQFLQNIDMLALTIKSLHDTDIAGKVTLQATLNINQRLSTHKLLEQSFNLTAVPAYNILQICQKNERGEIIFGQTIPTILGTTTQSLN